One window from the genome of Polynucleobacter sp. MWH-Svant-W18 encodes:
- a CDS encoding transglycosylase SLT domain-containing protein: MRLLAVAMLIIALLSGCASTGDWSSDTPAKANSKASRAIRVNLKNQSVSKIYAPSDNLWIRIRDGFQMEPMNTPLEIEQVRWLSSRPDYVNRSMTRSSRYLFYIVQEVNARNMPTEIALLPFVESAFVTTAKSNAKAVGLWQFMPATGKDFRLTQNVFRDERRDVVQSTDAALDYLQRLNNQFGSWELALAAYNWGAGNIVKAQKRNIAAGLPTDYESLTLPRETRNYVPKLMAYRQIVLDPQAYGIVLPELENHPYFVAVDVGNDIDVALVIKLAEIPPDEFQSLNPSFNKPVILSNANQQILLPFAHAEIFQANLKNYTKPLSSWTAVKVVKTESVDQAAKTLGVDVDTLRQINGIPKGMRIKSGSTVLIPKTSHRAGDVPSAMADNASLSLEKPPPPAPKCPKPVKGAKASKNSKCVAPKLAAKGNSSANNAASQHKSASTGLAKSAKNGNSAASSNKGAAKNP; the protein is encoded by the coding sequence ATGCGCCTTCTTGCTGTCGCAATGTTGATCATTGCGCTACTTTCAGGTTGTGCAAGTACTGGCGACTGGTCTTCAGATACACCTGCCAAAGCCAACTCTAAAGCTTCTAGGGCTATCCGTGTAAACCTCAAGAATCAATCCGTCAGCAAGATCTACGCTCCCTCGGATAACTTATGGATCCGCATACGCGATGGCTTTCAGATGGAGCCGATGAATACACCGCTGGAGATAGAGCAGGTGAGATGGTTAAGCTCTCGACCAGATTACGTTAACCGCTCTATGACACGCTCTTCACGTTATCTCTTTTATATCGTCCAAGAAGTAAACGCACGGAATATGCCGACAGAGATTGCGCTCCTACCATTTGTTGAAAGTGCTTTTGTAACGACTGCGAAATCGAATGCCAAAGCAGTAGGCTTGTGGCAATTTATGCCAGCAACGGGCAAAGACTTTCGGTTGACCCAAAATGTGTTTCGGGATGAACGTCGCGATGTTGTGCAATCCACTGACGCAGCGCTTGATTACTTACAGCGCTTAAATAACCAGTTTGGTAGCTGGGAGCTTGCTCTAGCGGCTTACAACTGGGGCGCTGGCAATATAGTCAAAGCACAAAAACGCAATATCGCTGCTGGATTACCAACTGATTATGAGAGTCTGACTTTGCCTCGTGAAACACGTAATTACGTTCCCAAGTTGATGGCCTATCGCCAAATCGTTCTTGATCCCCAGGCTTATGGAATTGTGCTGCCAGAGCTCGAGAATCACCCATACTTTGTAGCCGTAGATGTGGGCAATGACATCGATGTTGCCTTGGTAATCAAACTAGCAGAAATTCCCCCGGATGAATTTCAGAGTTTGAACCCCTCATTTAATAAGCCGGTGATATTGAGCAATGCCAATCAGCAAATTCTCCTGCCTTTTGCTCATGCGGAAATTTTTCAAGCAAACCTGAAAAACTACACTAAGCCACTTTCATCATGGACGGCCGTCAAGGTAGTTAAAACAGAATCTGTTGACCAGGCAGCCAAAACTTTAGGTGTGGACGTAGATACTTTGCGGCAGATTAACGGCATACCCAAGGGAATGCGAATTAAGTCAGGCTCCACAGTTTTGATACCTAAAACCAGTCATCGTGCTGGCGATGTTCCGAGTGCCATGGCTGACAATGCCAGCCTCAGCTTGGAGAAGCCACCTCCACCAGCGCCCAAATGCCCCAAACCAGTTAAGGGGGCTAAGGCCAGCAAAAATAGCAAATGTGTAGCCCCCAAGCTTGCTGCTAAGGGTAATTCTTCTGCAAATAATGCTGCATCTCAGCATAAATCCGCATCGACAGGACTTGCAAAATCTGCGAAAAATGGTAATTCAGCCGCTTCAAGCAATAAAGGAGCCGCCAAAAACCCGTAA
- a CDS encoding class I SAM-dependent methyltransferase has protein sequence MPTPPWSSWEKWLESPPGRYVLGWEQKCCDQIVADVFGFHAVQIGMPQINTLNENRMPLQALLMHTQDSHQYAARFNWHLIEGNYEELPFASESLDLVVLPHVLEFAADPHQILREVDRVLRPEGRLIISGFNPASLWGARQYLSRLIGNPYLPRDGQFISLIRVKDWLQLLNFSLDRGHFGCYKFPLQGQSSMARMDFLESMGNRWWPIFGAVFLLSAIKRQQGMRLVGQIAPVRIPAIQQLSPAAERQQLKKVHDTVN, from the coding sequence ATGCCTACGCCCCCATGGAGTTCATGGGAGAAATGGCTGGAATCCCCACCAGGACGCTATGTGCTGGGTTGGGAGCAAAAATGCTGCGATCAAATCGTAGCAGATGTTTTTGGCTTTCATGCGGTGCAAATTGGTATGCCCCAAATCAATACCTTAAACGAAAACCGTATGCCTCTCCAAGCGCTTTTAATGCATACGCAAGATAGTCACCAATACGCCGCTCGTTTTAATTGGCATCTCATTGAAGGCAATTACGAAGAACTTCCTTTTGCAAGCGAAAGTTTGGATTTAGTGGTGCTTCCTCACGTTCTCGAGTTTGCCGCCGATCCCCATCAAATCCTGCGTGAAGTCGATCGTGTCTTGCGTCCTGAAGGAAGGTTGATCATTTCTGGATTTAATCCGGCCAGCTTGTGGGGTGCTCGTCAATACTTAAGCAGACTGATTGGTAATCCTTACCTTCCTCGAGATGGTCAATTCATTAGCCTCATCCGCGTAAAAGACTGGCTACAACTCCTCAATTTCTCTTTAGACCGGGGTCATTTTGGTTGTTACAAGTTTCCCCTCCAAGGCCAATCCTCTATGGCCCGAATGGATTTCCTAGAATCCATGGGCAATCGTTGGTGGCCAATATTTGGCGCAGTATTCTTGCTCTCTGCCATTAAACGTCAGCAAGGTATGCGCTTGGTTGGTCAAATAGCGCCGGTTCGCATCCCCGCCATTCAACAACTCAGCCCAGCGGCAGAACGTCAGCAACTTAAAAAAGTGCATGACACAGTAAATTAA
- the carB gene encoding carbamoyl-phosphate synthase large subunit, with the protein MPKRSDIKSILIIGAGPIVIGQACEFDYSGAQACKALRDEGYKVILVNSNPATIMTDPEMADVTYIEPITWEVVERIIAAEKPDAILPTMGGQTALNCALDLHRHGVLEKYGCELIGASPEAIDKAEDRQKFKDAMTKIGLGSAKSGIAHSMDEAHEVQQRIQQETGSSGFPVVIRPSFTMGGSGGGIAYNREEFEEICKRGLDLSPTRELLIEESLLGWKEFEMEVVRDRNDNCIIVCSIENLDPMGVHTGDSITVAPAQTLTDKEYQIMRNASIAVLREIGVDTGGSNVQFSINPVDGRMIVIEMNPRVSRSSALASKATGFPIAKIAAKLAVGYTLDELKNDITGGATPASFEPSIDYVVTKIPRFAFEKFPQADSRLTTQMKSVGEVMAIGRTFQESFQKALRGLEVGVDGLDEVSTDLDDIINEINEPGPDRIWYLADAFRMGMGLDEIYNETKVDPWFLEQIEELITIESELKQRKIDSLSAQELRFVKQKGFSDRRLAKLLGVDASSVRAARHRLKVTPVYKRVDTCAAEFSTNTAYMYSTYEAEHGECESRPTNKEKIMVLGGGPNRIGQGIEFDYCCVHAALAMRDDGYETIMVNCNPETVSTDYDTSDRLYFEPLTLEDVLEIVAKEKPKGVIVQYGGQTPLKLALDLERNGVPIIGTSPDMIDAAEDRERFQKLLQDLGLRQPPNRTARAEDEALKLAEEIGYPLVVRPSYVLGGRAMEIVHDGRDLERYMREAVKVSHDSPVLLDRFLNDAIECDVDCISDGSKVFIGGVMEHIEQAGVHSGDSACSLPPYSLSDETVEEIKRQTAAMAKGLNVIGLMNVQFAIQNVDGKDVIYVLEVNPRASRTVPFVSKATGLQLAKIAARCMVGQTLAQQGIQLEVKPPYFSVKEAVFPFNKFPGIDPILGPEMRSTGEVMGVGKTFGEALFKSQLGAGIKLPKSGTVLLTVKDSDKPKAIEVAKLLHQLGFPMVATKGTAAAIEAAGLPVRLVNKVKDGRPHIVDFIKNGEISLVFTTVDETRTAIADSRSIRTSAQANGVTYYTTISAARAVMDGLLASQNGSKESLEVYSLQTLHRALI; encoded by the coding sequence ATGCCTAAGCGTAGCGACATTAAGAGCATTCTGATTATTGGGGCTGGTCCAATTGTGATTGGACAAGCTTGTGAGTTTGACTACTCTGGCGCGCAAGCATGTAAAGCATTGCGTGATGAAGGTTACAAAGTGATCTTGGTCAACAGTAATCCTGCAACCATCATGACCGACCCAGAAATGGCTGATGTCACTTACATCGAGCCGATTACCTGGGAAGTCGTTGAGCGCATTATTGCTGCAGAAAAACCGGATGCGATTTTGCCAACGATGGGTGGACAAACCGCCTTGAACTGCGCCCTAGATTTACATCGTCATGGTGTTCTTGAAAAATATGGCTGCGAGTTGATTGGGGCATCACCAGAGGCCATTGATAAAGCAGAAGATCGTCAGAAATTTAAAGATGCGATGACCAAGATTGGTTTGGGTTCTGCAAAGTCAGGAATTGCACATTCTATGGACGAGGCCCATGAAGTGCAGCAACGTATTCAGCAAGAGACTGGTAGCTCTGGTTTCCCAGTCGTTATTCGACCTTCTTTCACCATGGGTGGATCTGGCGGCGGTATTGCATATAACCGCGAAGAGTTTGAAGAAATCTGTAAACGAGGTCTGGATTTATCTCCAACCCGCGAACTCTTGATTGAAGAGTCTCTTTTGGGTTGGAAAGAGTTTGAGATGGAAGTAGTACGTGATCGCAATGACAACTGCATCATTGTTTGCTCGATCGAAAACTTAGATCCAATGGGGGTGCACACTGGCGACTCGATTACAGTAGCGCCTGCGCAAACTTTGACCGATAAAGAATATCAAATCATGCGGAATGCATCGATTGCTGTTCTTCGTGAAATTGGTGTTGACACTGGTGGATCTAACGTACAGTTCTCGATCAATCCAGTAGATGGCCGCATGATCGTGATTGAAATGAACCCTCGTGTATCCCGTTCATCAGCATTAGCCTCCAAAGCAACTGGTTTCCCTATTGCTAAGATTGCAGCTAAGCTGGCTGTGGGCTACACCTTAGATGAACTTAAGAATGACATCACTGGTGGGGCAACGCCTGCATCGTTTGAGCCTTCAATCGACTACGTGGTGACTAAGATTCCACGCTTTGCCTTTGAAAAGTTTCCACAAGCGGATTCTCGTTTAACAACACAAATGAAATCTGTTGGCGAAGTGATGGCTATCGGCCGCACTTTCCAAGAGTCATTCCAAAAGGCATTGCGCGGCTTAGAGGTTGGCGTTGATGGTTTAGATGAAGTCTCAACCGACCTCGACGACATCATTAACGAGATCAATGAACCAGGCCCAGACCGTATTTGGTACTTAGCAGATGCCTTCCGTATGGGCATGGGTTTAGATGAAATTTATAACGAGACCAAGGTCGATCCCTGGTTCTTAGAACAAATTGAAGAGTTGATCACCATTGAATCTGAGCTTAAGCAACGTAAGATTGATAGTCTTTCTGCTCAAGAGTTGCGCTTTGTGAAGCAAAAAGGTTTCTCGGATCGCCGTTTGGCTAAATTGCTTGGTGTTGATGCATCTTCTGTACGAGCTGCACGCCATCGCTTAAAAGTCACCCCAGTTTACAAACGGGTCGACACCTGCGCTGCTGAATTCTCTACCAATACCGCCTATATGTATTCAACCTATGAGGCTGAACATGGCGAATGTGAATCCCGTCCGACCAATAAAGAGAAGATCATGGTCTTGGGCGGTGGTCCTAACCGTATTGGTCAAGGGATTGAGTTCGATTATTGCTGTGTTCACGCTGCTCTCGCAATGCGTGATGATGGTTACGAAACCATCATGGTGAACTGTAATCCTGAAACTGTTTCTACCGATTACGATACATCTGATCGTCTTTATTTTGAGCCGCTGACGCTCGAAGATGTTTTGGAAATTGTGGCGAAGGAAAAGCCCAAGGGCGTGATCGTTCAATACGGTGGTCAAACACCGTTGAAACTTGCTTTAGATTTAGAGCGCAATGGCGTGCCAATTATCGGTACTTCACCAGACATGATTGACGCAGCGGAAGATCGCGAGCGTTTCCAAAAACTCTTGCAAGACCTCGGTCTACGTCAGCCACCAAACAGAACTGCCCGCGCTGAAGATGAAGCTCTCAAGCTTGCTGAAGAGATTGGCTACCCATTAGTCGTGCGTCCTTCCTATGTATTGGGTGGTCGCGCCATGGAAATTGTGCATGATGGTCGTGACCTTGAACGTTATATGCGTGAAGCGGTCAAAGTGTCACATGATTCACCTGTACTGCTAGATCGTTTCTTGAACGATGCGATTGAGTGCGATGTGGATTGCATCAGCGATGGCAGCAAAGTATTTATTGGTGGTGTGATGGAGCATATTGAGCAAGCTGGGGTTCACTCTGGTGACTCTGCCTGTTCATTGCCGCCGTATTCCTTATCGGATGAAACCGTAGAAGAGATCAAGCGCCAAACTGCTGCGATGGCTAAAGGACTGAATGTTATTGGCTTGATGAATGTGCAGTTTGCTATCCAGAATGTCGATGGTAAAGATGTCATCTACGTTCTGGAGGTTAATCCCCGTGCATCCCGCACCGTGCCATTCGTTTCTAAAGCGACGGGTTTACAGCTTGCAAAGATTGCAGCGCGTTGCATGGTTGGCCAAACACTTGCACAGCAAGGTATCCAGCTTGAAGTGAAGCCGCCTTATTTCTCTGTAAAAGAAGCGGTATTTCCATTTAATAAGTTCCCAGGCATTGATCCAATCTTGGGACCAGAGATGCGCTCAACTGGCGAAGTGATGGGTGTTGGTAAAACCTTTGGTGAAGCGCTATTCAAATCACAATTGGGTGCCGGCATCAAACTACCTAAAAGTGGAACAGTACTCTTGACCGTGAAAGATAGCGATAAGCCTAAGGCTATTGAAGTGGCAAAACTCTTGCACCAATTGGGCTTTCCGATGGTGGCAACCAAGGGTACTGCTGCAGCAATTGAGGCAGCCGGTTTACCGGTTCGCCTAGTGAATAAGGTCAAAGATGGTCGTCCACACATTGTAGATTTCATTAAAAATGGTGAAATTTCCTTGGTATTTACGACTGTGGATGAAACCCGTACTGCGATTGCAGATTCTCGATCTATCCGGACTAGTGCCCAGGCTAATGGCGTAACTTATTACACAACCATTAGTGCAGCACGTGCGGTCATGGATGGATTACTGGCTTCTCAAAATGGCAGCAAAGAGTCTTTAGAGGTTTATTCACTGCAAACCTTACATCGGGCGCTCATTTAA
- the greA gene encoding transcription elongation factor GreA: MSTIPITKRGAELLKEELHRLKHVERPAVINAISEARAQGDLSENAEYDAAKEKQGFIEGRIQELEGKLSAAQIIDPASLDVSGRIVFGATVDLEDLEDGTKLTYQIVGDDEADIASSKISISSPIARALIGKEEGDVVAVQAPGGNREVEILAVRYI, encoded by the coding sequence ATGAGCACAATTCCCATTACCAAACGCGGTGCAGAACTTCTCAAAGAGGAGCTGCATCGTTTAAAGCATGTTGAGCGTCCAGCAGTGATCAATGCTATCTCTGAGGCGCGCGCCCAGGGCGATCTCTCCGAGAACGCAGAGTATGATGCTGCTAAAGAAAAACAGGGCTTCATTGAAGGACGCATTCAAGAGCTAGAAGGTAAATTGTCTGCTGCGCAAATCATTGATCCTGCTAGCCTTGATGTTTCTGGCCGCATTGTATTTGGTGCAACGGTTGATCTAGAAGATCTCGAGGATGGTACCAAGCTCACCTATCAAATCGTAGGTGATGACGAGGCCGATATTGCTTCAAGCAAAATCTCCATTAGTTCCCCCATTGCTCGCGCCTTGATTGGCAAAGAAGAGGGCGATGTAGTAGCAGTTCAAGCACCTGGTGGTAATCGCGAAGTCGAAATCCTGGCGGTACGCTACATCTAA
- a CDS encoding DUF4149 domain-containing protein, giving the protein MLYQRTQRVFQCISGLWVGSFIAIGFLVVPILFSSLGDRQVAGFVAASLFKTQAYLGVFLSTFLMVMANYLVRQGLNRFRVIRWILLGMLACAVAAAFILIPWMNSLRDQALYLGLSVRESSNAILFSRLHGVSSTIYLIEAFLGIALIWKASAIKNAD; this is encoded by the coding sequence ATGCTGTACCAGCGTACCCAGCGAGTATTTCAGTGTATTTCTGGGCTTTGGGTTGGTAGCTTCATTGCCATTGGCTTTTTAGTGGTTCCAATTCTGTTTTCATCTTTAGGGGATCGACAAGTTGCCGGCTTTGTAGCTGCGAGTCTTTTTAAGACTCAAGCCTATCTTGGAGTCTTTCTCAGCACCTTCCTCATGGTCATGGCGAATTATTTAGTGCGACAGGGCTTAAATCGATTTCGTGTAATTCGCTGGATTCTGTTGGGCATGCTTGCCTGTGCAGTTGCTGCCGCCTTCATTCTGATCCCTTGGATGAATTCTTTGCGTGATCAAGCTTTGTATCTAGGCTTATCTGTTCGGGAGTCTAGCAATGCCATTTTATTTTCAAGATTGCATGGCGTATCAAGCACTATCTATTTAATCGAAGCCTTTCTGGGAATAGCTTTAATTTGGAAAGCCAGTGCAATAAAAAACGCCGACTAG
- the rnhA gene encoding ribonuclease HI, producing the protein MTQHQSSQTPHIVIYTDGACKGNPGPGGWGAVLRSGAHEKHLHGGEKLTTNNRMEISAVIFALRALKQRSTVELWTDSQYVQKGVTEWLEGWKKRGWKTASKNPVKNADLWQELDALLPNHDISWHWVRGHNGHPGNELADLLANKGVEEFLG; encoded by the coding sequence ATGACTCAACATCAATCTAGCCAAACTCCCCATATCGTCATTTATACGGATGGTGCCTGCAAAGGTAACCCAGGACCCGGTGGTTGGGGCGCAGTCTTGCGTTCGGGGGCTCATGAAAAACATCTTCATGGCGGAGAAAAACTCACCACTAATAATCGCATGGAGATTAGCGCAGTGATATTTGCCTTGCGCGCACTAAAGCAACGTAGCACCGTTGAGTTATGGACTGACTCTCAATATGTCCAAAAAGGGGTCACGGAGTGGCTTGAGGGCTGGAAAAAACGTGGCTGGAAAACGGCCAGCAAAAATCCCGTGAAAAACGCGGATCTATGGCAGGAATTGGACGCCCTGCTACCCAACCATGATATTTCCTGGCACTGGGTTCGGGGCCATAACGGTCATCCGGGCAATGAGCTAGCCGACCTCTTAGCCAATAAAGGGGTTGAGGAGTTTCTAGGCTAG
- the carA gene encoding glutamine-hydrolyzing carbamoyl-phosphate synthase small subunit, producing the protein MLPSFPPAVLALADGTLFPGYSIGAAGETAGEVVFNTALTGYQEIITDPSYCRQIVTLTYPHIGNVGVNPQDAESDQIHAAGLVIKDLPKRISNFRAEGTLDDYLTKSGVVGIAGIDTRKLTRILRDTGAQSGAIVAGKNGDDLATLGKQALELAKAFPGMAGLDLAKVVTTKAPYEWREAEWDLHGPDGKPAYRTLDRSKSIKKVVAYDFGVKRNILRMLTERGCELTVVPAQTSAAEVLAMNPDGVFFSNGPGDPGPCDYAIAAAKEIIEKGVPTFGICLGHQIMGLAAGAKTLKMKFGHHGANHPVKDLDTGRVAITSQNHGFAVDANTLPSNIRVTHVSLFDGSLQGLAWNDKPALCFQGHPEASPGPHDIAYLFDRFVELMNAASKKEGK; encoded by the coding sequence TTGCTTCCTTCTTTTCCTCCCGCCGTGTTGGCCCTAGCCGACGGCACATTATTTCCCGGTTACAGCATTGGCGCAGCAGGTGAAACTGCTGGCGAAGTCGTGTTCAACACCGCCTTAACCGGTTATCAAGAAATCATCACCGACCCAAGTTATTGCCGTCAAATTGTGACCTTAACTTATCCCCATATTGGCAATGTAGGTGTCAATCCTCAAGACGCAGAGTCTGATCAAATTCATGCAGCGGGACTAGTCATTAAGGACCTGCCTAAACGCATCTCCAATTTCCGCGCAGAGGGGACGCTCGATGATTACCTCACAAAATCTGGTGTAGTCGGTATTGCGGGAATCGATACTCGTAAATTAACCCGCATCTTGCGCGATACCGGCGCCCAATCAGGCGCTATTGTTGCTGGAAAAAATGGTGATGACCTTGCAACACTCGGTAAACAAGCCTTGGAATTGGCTAAAGCTTTTCCAGGTATGGCCGGTTTAGACCTGGCCAAAGTGGTTACCACTAAAGCCCCTTATGAATGGCGCGAGGCTGAATGGGATTTACATGGTCCTGATGGCAAACCTGCATACAGAACTTTAGACAGATCTAAGTCAATTAAAAAAGTAGTTGCCTATGACTTTGGTGTGAAACGCAACATTTTGCGCATGCTCACAGAGCGTGGTTGTGAGCTCACTGTAGTACCTGCTCAAACTAGCGCTGCAGAAGTGTTAGCCATGAATCCGGATGGCGTATTTTTCTCAAACGGCCCTGGAGATCCTGGTCCTTGTGATTACGCCATTGCTGCTGCAAAAGAGATTATTGAAAAGGGTGTGCCAACATTTGGCATTTGCTTGGGTCACCAAATCATGGGTCTTGCTGCTGGCGCCAAAACTCTAAAAATGAAGTTTGGTCACCATGGTGCAAATCATCCAGTGAAAGATTTAGATACAGGGCGTGTGGCGATTACATCGCAAAATCATGGTTTTGCGGTTGATGCAAATACATTACCCAGCAATATTCGCGTAACTCATGTTTCCTTATTCGATGGCTCCTTGCAAGGTTTGGCTTGGAATGACAAGCCAGCACTGTGTTTCCAAGGGCACCCAGAGGCTTCTCCAGGACCTCATGACATCGCCTATTTATTTGATCGTTTTGTGGAGCTCATGAATGCTGCCAGCAAGAAGGAGGGCAAATAA
- the gloB gene encoding hydroxyacylglutathione hydrolase: protein MDKNTLLQVWPIPAFDDNYIWCIHDGHSALVVDPGDASPVIEYLLQNQLTLTGLLITHHHADHTGGILNLLDRFGASIPVYGPAGNDIPGRTEVAMEGDKIEIAVPRISLKVFEVPGHTLSHIAYFANIQANVLEPMLFCGDTLFASGCGRLFEGTPTQMSQSLAKFAALPKNTLVFCTHEYTLSNIRFALAVEPNNLNLLSWADEAKALRAQHLPTLPTTIGQELQVNPFMRCDQADVIAKAKEVSGENDLPTPAHVLAVIRAWKDRF, encoded by the coding sequence ATGGATAAGAATACTTTATTGCAAGTTTGGCCCATCCCGGCTTTTGATGACAACTACATCTGGTGCATCCACGATGGACACTCTGCCTTGGTCGTCGATCCAGGCGATGCCTCCCCAGTCATTGAGTATCTTTTGCAAAATCAGCTCACCCTGACTGGTCTTTTGATCACCCATCACCATGCAGACCATACTGGCGGTATTCTGAATCTATTGGACCGTTTTGGAGCGTCTATTCCGGTATACGGACCTGCTGGTAACGATATTCCTGGGCGAACCGAAGTCGCAATGGAAGGCGACAAGATTGAAATTGCTGTGCCACGCATCAGCCTCAAAGTATTTGAGGTTCCTGGACATACATTAAGTCATATCGCGTATTTTGCAAACATTCAGGCCAACGTGCTTGAGCCGATGCTCTTTTGTGGCGATACCTTATTTGCATCCGGTTGTGGTCGGCTGTTTGAGGGTACGCCTACTCAGATGTCTCAATCGTTGGCAAAGTTTGCAGCGTTACCCAAAAATACTCTGGTGTTCTGTACCCATGAGTACACCTTATCTAATATCCGGTTTGCTTTAGCAGTTGAGCCAAATAATCTGAATCTTCTCTCGTGGGCTGATGAAGCAAAAGCCCTGCGCGCTCAACACTTACCAACACTACCAACAACAATTGGCCAGGAATTGCAAGTGAACCCTTTTATGCGCTGCGATCAAGCAGATGTGATTGCCAAGGCAAAAGAAGTTTCCGGCGAAAACGATTTGCCCACTCCTGCCCATGTATTGGCAGTGATTAGGGCTTGGAAAGACCGGTTTTAA
- a CDS encoding propionate--CoA ligase, whose amino-acid sequence MSYKAQHERSIKDPDGFWGEQAKLIHWEKPFNKVLNYDNPPFAKWFEGGLTNLCYNAVDRHAKERPNQIALVAVSTETNIEKAYTYQELYEEVNRMAAIYKANGIQKGDRVLIYMPMIAEACFAMLACARIGAIHSVVFGGFASHSLASRIDDAKPKMIVTAEAGARGGKAVPYKPLLDEAITLASYKPEKVLIVNRGLTEFTTVAGRDLDYATERQKHLNDIVPIEWVDATHPSYILYTSGTTGKPKGVQRDTGGYAVALASTMKHIFTGNAGETMFCTSDIGWVVGHSYIIYAPLLTGMATIMYEGTPLRPDAGIWWELVEKYKVSVMFSAPTAVRVLKKQDPAFLTKYDLSSLRLLFLAGEPLDEPTASWIHDAIKKPVVDNYWQTETGWPILAIQRGVEVMPHKFGSPGVPSFGYNMKLLDDATSAELGPDQKGVIAIEGPLPPGCMQTIWGDDKRFISTYWETIPGKLIYSTFDWGIKDQDGYFFILGRTDDVINVAGHRLGTREIEESISSHPNVSEVAVVGIEDKLKGQAAIAFVIPKDASKADNLEKECMKTVDSQLGAIARPGRVYIVTALPKTRSGKIVRRALQAVAEGRDPGDISTMEDQAVLAQIKTIIEHGAQV is encoded by the coding sequence ATGTCCTATAAAGCACAGCATGAACGCTCCATTAAAGATCCAGATGGTTTCTGGGGTGAGCAGGCAAAATTAATTCACTGGGAAAAGCCATTTAATAAAGTTCTCAATTACGACAATCCTCCATTTGCAAAATGGTTTGAGGGCGGCCTCACCAATCTTTGCTACAACGCGGTCGATCGTCATGCAAAAGAGCGCCCGAATCAAATTGCCTTAGTTGCGGTTTCTACAGAAACCAATATTGAGAAGGCCTATACCTATCAAGAGCTGTACGAAGAAGTGAATCGGATGGCAGCCATCTATAAAGCCAATGGCATTCAAAAGGGTGATCGTGTCCTCATCTACATGCCCATGATTGCAGAAGCTTGTTTCGCAATGCTTGCTTGTGCGCGTATTGGTGCAATTCACTCAGTTGTATTTGGTGGCTTTGCTTCCCATAGCTTGGCTTCCAGAATTGATGATGCCAAACCAAAAATGATTGTGACTGCAGAAGCGGGCGCTCGTGGCGGTAAAGCGGTTCCCTATAAGCCTCTCCTAGATGAGGCAATTACTTTGGCTAGCTATAAGCCAGAGAAGGTTCTGATAGTGAATCGCGGCTTAACTGAATTTACGACAGTGGCAGGGCGAGATTTGGATTACGCCACTGAGCGTCAAAAACATTTGAACGATATTGTGCCGATTGAGTGGGTGGATGCAACCCATCCCTCATACATTCTGTATACCTCGGGCACCACCGGCAAGCCGAAGGGTGTTCAGCGCGATACCGGTGGCTATGCAGTTGCACTTGCCTCCACCATGAAACACATCTTTACTGGCAATGCTGGTGAAACCATGTTCTGCACTTCGGATATTGGCTGGGTAGTTGGTCATAGCTACATTATTTATGCGCCGCTACTGACTGGTATGGCGACCATCATGTATGAAGGTACGCCCTTGCGTCCTGATGCAGGCATTTGGTGGGAGCTGGTTGAAAAATACAAAGTCTCGGTGATGTTTTCTGCTCCTACTGCAGTCCGTGTTCTTAAAAAACAAGATCCTGCTTTCTTAACGAAATATGATCTTTCCTCTTTGCGCTTACTGTTCTTAGCAGGTGAACCTCTAGATGAGCCAACTGCGAGTTGGATTCATGATGCGATTAAGAAGCCGGTTGTTGATAACTATTGGCAGACAGAAACTGGCTGGCCAATTTTGGCTATCCAACGTGGTGTAGAGGTCATGCCACACAAGTTTGGCTCTCCTGGGGTGCCATCTTTTGGTTACAACATGAAGTTGCTTGATGATGCTACTTCAGCTGAATTGGGCCCTGATCAAAAAGGGGTCATTGCCATTGAAGGCCCTTTGCCTCCTGGTTGTATGCAAACTATTTGGGGTGACGACAAACGTTTTATCAGCACTTACTGGGAAACTATTCCAGGGAAGTTGATCTACTCTACATTTGACTGGGGTATTAAGGATCAAGATGGGTACTTCTTTATTTTGGGTCGTACTGACGACGTGATTAACGTTGCAGGACACCGCCTTGGAACACGGGAGATTGAAGAAAGTATCTCGAGTCATCCAAATGTTTCTGAGGTAGCGGTAGTAGGCATCGAAGACAAACTCAAAGGTCAGGCAGCAATTGCATTTGTTATTCCAAAGGATGCAAGCAAAGCAGACAACTTAGAAAAAGAGTGTATGAAGACAGTAGATAGCCAACTGGGTGCTATTGCTCGTCCTGGTCGGGTCTATATAGTTACCGCATTACCTAAGACGCGTTCAGGCAAGATCGTACGTCGTGCTTTGCAAGCTGTTGCTGAAGGTCGTGATCCTGGAGATATCAGCACTATGGAAGACCAGGCTGTATTGGCGCAAATTAAAACCATCATCGAACATGGTGCTCAGGTTTAA